From one Nocardioides sp. Kera G14 genomic stretch:
- a CDS encoding MBL fold metallo-hydrolase, translating into MSDPAVSTSKAISPDSGEHWSAPGAWEVAPGLHRIPLPLPMDGLRAVNVYVLESEEGLTLVDGGWAITEGRAALEAGLKQIGRGFGDIRRFLVTHVHRDHYSLAATLGTEFGAEVTLGIGEKPTMDMLFEPEDATGPNMIDQLRAAGAHDIAAEFETFDADDGRDDRSHRYPDTWLTGDQQIAVGERVLDAVHTPGHTQGHFVFADQSAGLLFAGDHVLPTITPSIGFEPAVVDQPLRDFMDSLTRVRQLPDLRLLPAHGPIAPSTYARIDELLAHHEERLDLCLRSLEGSAPKTSLDVAGDLPWTRHEHRFSQLDVFNGALAVMETKAHLELLVARGQASRTLTPDGVTFSALR; encoded by the coding sequence ATGTCCGATCCCGCCGTCTCGACCAGCAAGGCGATCTCGCCCGACTCCGGTGAGCACTGGAGCGCACCCGGCGCATGGGAGGTCGCCCCCGGCCTCCACCGGATCCCGCTCCCGCTGCCGATGGACGGGCTGCGGGCGGTCAACGTCTACGTCCTCGAGAGCGAGGAGGGACTCACGCTGGTCGACGGTGGCTGGGCGATCACGGAGGGTCGCGCCGCACTCGAGGCTGGGCTGAAGCAGATCGGCAGGGGCTTCGGCGACATCCGTCGTTTCCTGGTCACCCACGTGCACCGCGACCACTACTCCCTGGCGGCGACGCTCGGCACGGAGTTCGGCGCCGAGGTGACGCTCGGCATCGGCGAGAAGCCGACCATGGACATGCTCTTCGAGCCCGAAGACGCGACCGGACCGAACATGATCGACCAGCTGCGCGCCGCCGGCGCACACGACATCGCCGCCGAGTTCGAGACGTTCGACGCCGACGACGGCCGCGACGACCGGTCCCACCGCTATCCCGACACCTGGCTGACCGGTGACCAGCAGATCGCCGTGGGCGAGCGGGTCCTCGACGCCGTACACACGCCGGGCCACACGCAGGGGCACTTCGTCTTCGCCGACCAGTCCGCCGGCCTGCTCTTCGCGGGGGACCACGTGCTGCCGACGATCACGCCCTCGATCGGTTTCGAGCCGGCGGTCGTCGACCAGCCGCTGCGTGACTTCATGGACTCGCTCACCCGGGTGCGCCAGCTGCCCGACCTGCGGCTGCTGCCGGCGCACGGCCCGATCGCGCCGTCGACCTACGCCCGCATCGACGAGCTCCTCGCCCACCACGAGGAGCGTCTGGACCTGTGCCTGCGGTCCCTCGAGGGCAGCGCGCCGAAGACGTCGCTCGACGTCGCCGGTGACCTGCCCTGGACCCGCCACGAGCACCGGTTCTCCCAGCTCGACGTCTTCAACGGCGCCCTCGCCGTGATGGAGACCAAGGCCCACCTCGAGCTCCTCGTCGCCCGCGGCCAGGCGTCTCGCACTCTGACGCCCGACGGCGTCACCTTCTCCGCGCTGCGCTAG
- a CDS encoding thiamine ABC transporter substrate binding subunit: protein MFLRAISAAAAALSLIPALAACGSSDSTSTGDKPTTVTVVTHDSFALPKELQAEFEKESGYTLKVLSNGDAGQLTNKLVLTKDAPLGDVAFGVDNTFGSRALKNGVFADYTPADLPDGLSQFDLPDDSGSKLTPIDTGNVCLNIDTDWFAAHKVAPPVTLDDLTKPAYKDLTVLPGAATSSPGLAFLLTTIAAKGDDWPAYWKALMANGAEITQGWSDAYEVDFTAGGGNGKRPIVLSYDSSPAFTVKDGKTSTQALLGTCFTQIEYAGVLAHAKNPAGAQAFVDFLLSPEVQKALPDAMYVFPVVPNTPLPADWAKFAKRPTKPWTLFPSDIDKNRDTWLQQWSDVTSQ from the coding sequence ATGTTCTTGCGCGCCATTTCCGCGGCGGCAGCCGCACTGTCCCTCATTCCCGCACTCGCTGCCTGCGGCAGCAGCGACAGTACGTCGACGGGCGACAAGCCCACGACGGTCACCGTCGTCACGCACGACTCGTTCGCGCTCCCCAAGGAGCTCCAGGCGGAGTTCGAGAAGGAGTCGGGCTACACGCTCAAGGTCCTCTCCAACGGCGACGCCGGCCAGCTCACCAACAAGCTGGTGCTCACCAAGGACGCCCCGCTCGGTGACGTCGCCTTCGGCGTCGACAACACCTTCGGCTCGCGCGCCCTGAAGAACGGCGTCTTCGCCGACTACACGCCGGCGGACCTGCCCGACGGCCTGAGCCAGTTCGACCTTCCGGACGACTCGGGATCGAAGCTCACCCCGATCGACACCGGCAACGTCTGCCTCAACATCGACACCGACTGGTTCGCGGCGCACAAGGTCGCGCCGCCGGTCACCCTGGACGACCTGACCAAGCCGGCGTACAAGGACCTCACGGTCCTGCCCGGTGCGGCCACCTCGAGTCCCGGCCTGGCGTTCCTGCTGACCACGATCGCCGCGAAGGGCGACGACTGGCCGGCGTACTGGAAGGCGCTCATGGCCAACGGTGCCGAGATCACGCAGGGCTGGTCGGACGCCTACGAGGTCGACTTCACCGCCGGGGGCGGCAACGGCAAGCGCCCGATCGTGCTCAGCTACGACTCGAGCCCGGCCTTCACCGTCAAGGACGGGAAGACGTCGACGCAGGCGCTGCTCGGCACGTGCTTCACCCAGATCGAATATGCCGGCGTCCTCGCCCACGCGAAGAACCCGGCCGGCGCCCAGGCGTTCGTCGACTTCCTGCTGAGTCCCGAGGTGCAGAAGGCGCTCCCCGACGCGATGTACGTCTTCCCCGTCGTGCCGAACACGCCGCTGCCGGCCGACTGGGCGAAGTTCGCCAAGCGGCCGACGAAGCCCTGGACGCTCTTCCCGTCCGACATCGACAAGAACCGCGACACCTGGTTGCAGCAGTGGAGTGACGTCACCTCGCAATGA
- a CDS encoding ABC transporter permease, which yields MRRLSALVALAAVPLAVLGVLFVLPVSGMVSRGFDGGLAPVLDVLQRPRVHRVLWFTLWSSTVATAIAVVLGVPAASVLYRLRWPGSRVVRALVLAPFVMPTVVVGIAFRQLTTSGGLLGSLGLDHSAAAIIAGLVFFNVPMVVRTVGLVWEGLDPEPAESATVLGASPWQVFTRVTLPTLRPAIAGSAAVVFLFCATAFGVVLMLGGLRYSSVETEIYLLTTNLLDLQGAAALSLLQLVVVIVLLLVAGRVQRSVPTERSTAQPRHLTRTDVPALLTTAAVAAAILLPIATLVAGSLRREGAWTLLNYRHLGTVAGDAVGNSLLTAVIATAIALGFGTLVAFLVSRPSASPLEARVRRLLDGVFMLPLGVSAVTLGFGFLLTLGSFRDSPWLVPLAQALVALPLVVRTLVPVWSGIDPLLRDAAATLGAGPGRVLREIDLPAIRGALLGAAGLAAAVSLGEFGATSFLAREDHLTLPVLIYRLLSHPGADNLGGALAASVVLAAITTLVLLAGELASRAPRTTRR from the coding sequence ATGAGACGACTCAGTGCGCTGGTCGCGCTCGCCGCCGTCCCGCTCGCCGTTCTGGGCGTCCTCTTCGTCCTCCCGGTGAGCGGGATGGTGTCGCGCGGCTTCGACGGCGGCCTCGCGCCGGTCCTCGACGTCCTGCAGCGCCCGCGGGTCCACCGGGTCCTCTGGTTCACCCTGTGGTCGAGCACGGTCGCGACGGCGATCGCCGTCGTCCTCGGCGTGCCGGCGGCGTCGGTCCTCTACCGGCTCCGGTGGCCCGGCAGTCGGGTCGTGAGGGCCTTGGTACTCGCGCCGTTCGTCATGCCGACCGTCGTGGTCGGCATCGCGTTCCGCCAGCTCACCACGTCCGGCGGGCTCCTGGGCAGCCTGGGCCTGGACCACTCCGCGGCGGCGATCATCGCCGGGCTGGTCTTCTTCAACGTGCCGATGGTCGTCCGCACCGTCGGGCTCGTCTGGGAGGGGCTCGACCCCGAGCCGGCCGAGTCGGCGACGGTGCTGGGCGCGAGTCCGTGGCAGGTCTTCACCCGTGTCACGCTCCCGACCCTCCGGCCCGCGATCGCCGGCTCGGCCGCCGTCGTCTTCCTCTTCTGCGCCACGGCCTTCGGTGTCGTGCTCATGCTCGGCGGCCTCCGCTACTCGTCGGTGGAGACGGAGATCTACCTCCTCACCACCAACCTGCTCGACCTGCAGGGCGCGGCCGCCCTGTCGCTGCTCCAACTCGTCGTCGTGATCGTCCTGCTCCTCGTGGCGGGCCGTGTGCAGCGCTCGGTCCCGACCGAGCGGAGCACCGCCCAGCCCCGCCACCTCACCCGCACCGACGTACCGGCGTTGCTCACGACCGCGGCCGTGGCCGCCGCGATCCTGCTCCCGATCGCCACCCTCGTGGCCGGCTCCCTCCGGCGCGAGGGCGCATGGACCCTCCTCAACTACCGACACCTGGGCACCGTGGCCGGCGACGCCGTCGGCAACAGCCTCCTCACGGCGGTCATCGCCACCGCGATCGCGCTGGGGTTCGGGACGCTGGTCGCGTTCCTCGTCAGCCGGCCCTCCGCCTCGCCGCTCGAGGCGCGCGTACGTCGCCTCCTGGACGGTGTCTTCATGCTGCCGCTCGGCGTCTCGGCCGTGACGCTCGGCTTCGGCTTCCTCCTGACGCTGGGCAGCTTCCGTGACAGCCCGTGGCTCGTCCCGCTCGCCCAGGCACTCGTCGCGCTCCCGCTCGTCGTGCGCACGCTCGTGCCGGTCTGGAGCGGGATCGACCCGCTCCTGCGTGACGCCGCTGCCACCCTCGGCGCCGGTCCGGGCAGGGTCCTGCGAGAGATCGACCTGCCGGCGATCAGGGGCGCGCTCCTCGGCGCCGCGGGCCTCGCTGCGGCGGTCTCCCTCGGTGAGTTCGGGGCCACCAGCTTCCTCGCCCGCGAGGACCACCTCACCCTGCCGGTCCTGATCTACCGGTTGCTGAGCCACCCCGGCGCGGACAACCTCGGAGGGGCCCTTGCCGCCTCGGTCGTGCTCGCCGCGATCACCACCCTCGTCCTGCTCGCCGGCGAGCTGGCGAGCCGCGCGCCCCGAACGACACGGCGGTAG
- a CDS encoding phosphatase PAP2 family protein, which yields MYRRAQIFLLINAVGIGVAAIIVAIVTGRPLVDPDGSFLGPTWLRLPLLLGGAILLDLLPRTLWLSKFKPTAMWPFAQARLRTHWNRERLTLVVVGILSFYIVYVSYRNLKSALPALITAQYDHELHLIDRAILFGHEPGILLQDVFGTNVMAFLFSYVYLWFLPLVPIAVTCWVVWSKNLAYGYWFVASQTLAWTLGTISYYALPTIGPGLQYPQIYATLAHTPTSDLMDSLVNARHTALWDQQANAAQTVAGFASLHVAITLLVALMVQYTVEYKPLRIAFWINHGFTVCATLYFGWHYISDDVAGVMIALSSFYFGGLVSHQKFRRKGYARREALKMRPDQEVTTV from the coding sequence GTGTACCGGCGCGCCCAGATCTTCCTGCTCATCAACGCAGTGGGGATCGGTGTCGCCGCGATCATCGTCGCGATCGTCACCGGTCGTCCGCTCGTCGACCCGGACGGCAGCTTCCTCGGCCCGACGTGGCTGCGCCTGCCGCTGCTTCTGGGCGGCGCGATCCTGCTCGACCTGCTGCCCCGGACGCTCTGGCTCTCGAAGTTCAAGCCGACCGCGATGTGGCCCTTCGCCCAGGCCCGTCTGCGCACGCACTGGAACAGGGAGCGACTCACCCTCGTGGTGGTCGGCATCCTCTCCTTCTACATCGTCTACGTCTCCTACCGGAACCTGAAGTCGGCGCTCCCGGCCCTCATCACCGCGCAGTACGACCACGAGCTCCACCTCATCGACCGCGCGATCCTCTTCGGCCACGAGCCGGGCATCCTGCTGCAGGACGTCTTCGGCACCAACGTGATGGCGTTCCTCTTCAGCTACGTCTACCTCTGGTTCCTGCCGCTGGTCCCGATCGCCGTGACGTGTTGGGTGGTGTGGTCGAAGAATCTCGCCTACGGCTACTGGTTCGTCGCCTCCCAGACCCTTGCGTGGACGCTCGGCACGATCTCCTACTACGCCCTTCCGACGATCGGCCCGGGCCTGCAGTACCCGCAGATCTACGCGACCCTGGCCCACACGCCCACGAGCGACCTGATGGACTCGCTCGTCAACGCGCGCCACACCGCGCTCTGGGACCAGCAGGCCAACGCTGCCCAGACCGTCGCGGGCTTCGCCTCGCTCCACGTCGCGATCACGCTGCTCGTCGCGCTGATGGTGCAGTACACGGTCGAGTACAAGCCGCTCAGGATCGCGTTCTGGATCAACCACGGCTTCACCGTGTGCGCGACGCTCTACTTCGGCTGGCACTACATCAGCGACGACGTCGCCGGTGTGATGATCGCGTTGAGCTCCTTCTACTTCGGTGGCCTGGTCAGCCATCAGAAATTCCGCCGGAAGGGGTACGCACGTCGTGAGGCGCTCAAGATGCGCCCCGACCAGGAAGTCACCACCGTCTGA
- a CDS encoding acyl-CoA dehydrogenase produces the protein MSTDSTEDIESVTGELRDLLAGPHASTRATVLAGLEPYAGLLEEAETLGLDEFRDRVRDVVVELAGSGLTGLGFPKEYGGGADLGASIAAFETLAHGDLSVLVKVGVQFGLFGGAILQLGTERHHEAYLADLVSARVLGCFAMTEHRHGSNVAALETVATYDKETEEFVLTTTREDAFKDYIGNAARHAELAVVFAQLEIDGESQGVHAFVARIREDGQPVVGVRIADDGRKMGLNGVDNGRIWFDGLRIPRENLLNRFADVDADGTYRSEIDSVNRRFFTMLGTLIQGRVSVGGAGLTAAKVALTIATRYALQRRQFDSESGENDLETRLLDYGQHQRRLLPLIARSYALTFAQETLVDQLHRSFSGEVPDEEAEVFRRELESRAAGTKALATWHATRTIQECREACGGAGYLAENRFTALKADTDVFTTFEGDNTVLLQLVAKGLLTDYSSEFSSMDQLDLVRFVAGQAVETVVERANVHKLRERIRDLLPGGNEEDADIRDPEYHLEMLTFREEHILAGVARRLKGGIDRGTAPGIVFSHVQDHVIALGRAHVERVVHEAFVDKLESLPEGPTRELLAKVADLAALSAIEADRAWWMEHGRLTVQRSKAITSEINSLCRELRPEARTLVDAFGIPDAFLRAEDLVAESALS, from the coding sequence TTGAGCACCGACAGCACCGAAGACATCGAGAGCGTCACAGGGGAGCTGCGCGACCTGCTCGCGGGGCCGCACGCCTCCACCCGTGCGACCGTCCTCGCCGGGCTCGAGCCCTACGCCGGACTGCTCGAGGAGGCCGAGACCCTCGGCCTCGACGAGTTCCGCGACCGGGTCCGCGACGTGGTGGTCGAGCTCGCGGGCTCCGGTCTCACCGGCCTCGGCTTCCCGAAGGAGTACGGCGGCGGCGCGGACCTCGGCGCCTCGATCGCTGCCTTCGAGACGCTGGCCCACGGCGACCTCTCGGTGCTGGTCAAGGTCGGCGTGCAGTTCGGCCTCTTCGGCGGCGCGATCCTCCAGCTCGGCACGGAACGCCACCACGAGGCCTATCTCGCCGACCTCGTCTCGGCGCGGGTGCTCGGCTGCTTCGCCATGACCGAGCACCGCCACGGCTCCAACGTCGCCGCGCTCGAGACGGTCGCGACCTACGACAAGGAGACGGAGGAGTTCGTCCTCACCACCACGCGGGAGGACGCCTTCAAGGACTACATCGGCAACGCGGCACGCCATGCCGAGCTGGCCGTGGTCTTCGCGCAGCTGGAGATCGACGGCGAATCGCAGGGTGTGCATGCCTTCGTGGCGCGGATCCGGGAGGACGGGCAGCCGGTCGTCGGCGTACGGATCGCCGATGACGGGCGCAAGATGGGCCTCAACGGTGTCGACAACGGCCGGATCTGGTTCGACGGGCTCCGCATCCCGCGGGAGAACCTGCTCAACCGCTTCGCCGACGTCGATGCCGACGGCACCTACCGCAGTGAGATCGACTCGGTGAACCGCCGCTTCTTCACGATGCTCGGCACGCTCATCCAGGGCCGGGTCAGCGTCGGTGGTGCCGGACTCACCGCGGCCAAGGTCGCCCTGACGATCGCCACCCGCTACGCCCTCCAGCGCCGACAGTTCGACAGCGAGAGCGGCGAGAACGATCTCGAAACCCGGCTGCTCGACTACGGCCAGCACCAGCGTCGGCTGCTGCCGCTGATCGCGCGCTCGTACGCGCTGACCTTCGCCCAGGAGACGCTGGTCGACCAGCTGCACCGCAGCTTCAGCGGGGAGGTCCCGGACGAGGAGGCGGAGGTCTTCCGCCGCGAGCTCGAGTCCCGGGCCGCCGGCACGAAGGCGCTCGCGACCTGGCACGCCACCCGGACGATCCAGGAGTGCCGCGAGGCCTGCGGTGGTGCGGGTTATCTCGCGGAGAACCGCTTCACCGCGCTCAAGGCCGACACGGACGTCTTCACCACGTTCGAGGGTGACAACACGGTGCTGCTGCAGCTCGTCGCGAAGGGGCTGCTCACCGACTACTCCTCGGAGTTCTCGTCGATGGACCAGCTCGACCTGGTCCGCTTCGTGGCCGGGCAGGCGGTCGAGACGGTCGTGGAGCGGGCGAACGTGCACAAGCTCCGCGAGCGGATCCGCGACCTGCTCCCGGGAGGGAACGAGGAGGATGCGGACATTCGGGATCCCGAGTACCACCTGGAGATGCTCACCTTCCGCGAGGAGCACATCCTGGCGGGCGTCGCCCGACGCCTGAAGGGTGGCATCGACCGGGGCACCGCGCCCGGCATCGTCTTCTCCCACGTGCAGGACCACGTGATCGCACTCGGCCGCGCCCACGTCGAGCGGGTCGTCCACGAGGCCTTCGTCGACAAGCTCGAGTCGCTGCCGGAGGGACCCACCCGTGAGCTGCTCGCCAAGGTCGCCGACCTCGCGGCGCTGTCCGCCATCGAGGCCGATCGCGCCTGGTGGATGGAGCACGGCCGGCTCACCGTCCAGCGTTCCAAGGCGATCACGTCGGAGATCAACAGCCTCTGCCGTGAGCTCCGGCCCGAGGCCCGCACCCTCGTCGACGCCTTCGGCATCCCCGACGCCTTCCTCCGCGCCGAGGACCTCGTCGCCGAATCCGCCCTTTCCTGA
- the dacB gene encoding D-alanyl-D-alanine carboxypeptidase/D-alanyl-D-alanine-endopeptidase, which translates to MRKKRRLRWVAPLLIVLVLLVGAGAAGVQRGWVDDLRMRIEGHDAAAPAAAAEPWESPVPSPTALAGTPTPDPAKVRAALTGQLTKADLGPHVLVEVAGLSGDPIVTSGSGSAVPASTNKLLTTAAGLHVLGPEHRFTTTVVSPKPGVIVLVGGGDPMLASAPVHSTSLPRADLVTLAKSTATTLLGDGTTSVRLAYDDSLFTGPATSPAWPASYVTEDVVSPVAALRVDEGRLPQGGRDLSPGLTAAQRFAAALRTAGVEVAPRIRHGKGSGTELAHVESAPLRQIVEHTLETSDNDAAEVLAHQVGAEDGDGSFDGGVAGVRKALTDLEVPLDGVTLHDGSGLSRSDVATPAALTAVLRLAATDPDLQVLSYGLPVAGFSGSLAGRYTDNTSDAGLGVVRAKTGTLTGVSSLAGFITTASGAALTYVVMADKVPVANTLKARESLDDAAAALAACPC; encoded by the coding sequence GTGCGTAAGAAGCGGAGACTCCGCTGGGTCGCACCACTCCTCATCGTGCTGGTGCTGCTCGTCGGAGCGGGCGCGGCAGGTGTGCAGCGCGGTTGGGTCGATGACCTGCGGATGAGGATCGAGGGTCACGACGCCGCGGCACCGGCCGCGGCAGCTGAGCCGTGGGAGTCGCCGGTCCCCTCCCCCACCGCCCTCGCCGGTACGCCGACACCTGACCCGGCCAAGGTGCGCGCCGCCTTGACAGGACAGCTCACCAAGGCCGACCTCGGCCCGCATGTCCTGGTCGAGGTGGCCGGTCTGAGCGGCGACCCGATCGTGACGTCGGGCAGTGGGTCGGCCGTGCCTGCCTCGACCAACAAGCTCCTCACCACCGCGGCCGGGCTGCACGTCCTCGGACCCGAGCACCGCTTCACGACGACCGTCGTCTCGCCCAAGCCCGGAGTCATCGTGCTCGTCGGTGGCGGTGACCCGATGCTCGCCTCCGCTCCGGTCCACTCCACCTCGCTGCCACGCGCCGACCTCGTCACGCTCGCGAAGTCGACGGCCACCACACTCCTCGGCGACGGCACCACCAGCGTCCGGCTGGCGTATGACGACTCGCTCTTCACCGGCCCTGCGACCAGCCCGGCGTGGCCCGCCTCCTACGTCACCGAGGACGTCGTCTCGCCGGTCGCCGCGCTCCGCGTCGACGAGGGCCGGCTGCCCCAGGGCGGCCGCGACCTCAGCCCGGGTCTGACCGCGGCCCAGCGCTTCGCGGCCGCACTGAGGACTGCCGGAGTCGAGGTGGCTCCGCGGATCCGCCACGGCAAGGGTTCCGGCACTGAACTCGCCCATGTCGAGAGCGCGCCGCTGCGGCAGATCGTCGAGCACACCCTGGAGACCAGCGACAACGACGCGGCCGAGGTCCTGGCCCACCAGGTCGGCGCCGAGGACGGGGATGGTTCCTTCGACGGCGGGGTCGCCGGCGTACGGAAGGCCCTGACCGACCTGGAGGTGCCGCTCGACGGCGTCACCCTGCACGACGGCTCCGGCCTCTCGCGCTCAGATGTCGCCACCCCGGCCGCGCTCACGGCGGTGCTGCGGCTGGCGGCCACCGACCCCGACCTCCAGGTGCTCTCCTACGGCCTGCCGGTCGCCGGCTTCAGCGGCTCGCTCGCCGGCCGGTACACCGACAACACCTCGGACGCCGGCCTCGGCGTCGTACGCGCGAAGACGGGCACGCTCACCGGGGTGAGCTCGCTGGCCGGCTTCATCACCACCGCGTCCGGCGCCGCGCTCACCTACGTCGTGATGGCCGACAAGGTCCCCGTCGCCAACACGTTGAAGGCTCGCGAGTCCCTCGACGACGCGGCCGCCGCCCTCGCCGCCTGCCCCTGCTGA
- a CDS encoding inorganic diphosphatase, with translation MTLTFDVLIEVPKGSRNKYEVDHETGKLRLDRVLFTSMVYPADYGYIEDTLGGDGDPLDALVITPFPLIPNVLVEARPVAMYVMEDEKGQDEKVLCVPVDPRFDHIQDLGDIDEFLLGEIKHFFERYKDLEPGKSVKGSDWVGREAAEKEIAESIERLKQQGH, from the coding sequence ATGACTTTGACGTTCGATGTGCTGATCGAGGTCCCCAAGGGCTCGCGCAACAAGTACGAGGTCGACCACGAGACCGGCAAGCTGCGCCTGGACCGCGTGCTCTTCACCTCGATGGTCTACCCGGCCGACTACGGCTACATCGAGGACACCCTCGGCGGCGACGGCGACCCGCTCGACGCCCTCGTCATCACGCCCTTCCCGCTGATCCCGAACGTCCTCGTCGAGGCCCGCCCCGTTGCCATGTACGTCATGGAGGACGAGAAGGGTCAGGACGAGAAGGTCCTCTGCGTCCCCGTCGACCCCCGCTTCGACCACATCCAGGACCTCGGCGACATCGACGAGTTCCTGCTCGGCGAGATCAAGCACTTCTTCGAGCGCTACAAGGACCTCGAGCCCGGCAAGTCCGTCAAGGGCTCCGACTGGGTCGGCCGCGAGGCCGCCGAGAAGGAGATCGCAGAGTCGATCGAGCGCCTGAAGCAGCAGGGTCACTGA
- a CDS encoding zinc-dependent metalloprotease has translation MTGASDMIDWDLAVRLGSRIATDGPKVTREEAEAAVEELRDDAARSTQLVRDFTGLEAPDGTAPVLVIDRKGWVQANADGFKTVLAPLVDKLTEKRPPSGAAKVIGRKITGAEVGGLLGFLCTKVLGQFDPFFSPAGRLLLVAPNIVHIERELGVDPTDFRLWVCLHEETHRVQFTANPWLRDHLFDQVGQLAGLTDAGSLLDDLVGRIAQVVRGDGPTGSLIDLVSTPEQREIFDRLTAVMSLLEGHADVVMDGVGPKVIPSVEHIRSKFTERRKGVGTLDRILRRLLGLDAKMAQYRDGATFVRHVVDALGMERFNTIWTGPDTLPTLAEIHDPEAWIQRVPGL, from the coding sequence ATGACTGGGGCGTCCGACATGATCGACTGGGACCTCGCCGTCAGGCTGGGCAGCCGGATCGCCACGGACGGGCCGAAGGTCACCCGCGAGGAGGCTGAGGCCGCGGTCGAGGAGCTGCGCGACGACGCTGCGCGCTCCACGCAGCTGGTCCGCGACTTCACCGGTCTCGAGGCTCCCGACGGCACCGCGCCGGTCCTCGTCATCGACCGGAAGGGCTGGGTCCAGGCCAACGCCGACGGCTTCAAGACGGTCCTCGCCCCGCTGGTCGACAAGCTCACCGAGAAGCGGCCGCCGAGCGGGGCGGCCAAGGTGATCGGCCGCAAGATCACCGGCGCCGAGGTGGGCGGACTGCTCGGCTTCCTCTGCACCAAGGTGCTGGGCCAGTTCGACCCGTTCTTCTCTCCCGCCGGCCGACTGCTGCTCGTCGCCCCGAACATCGTCCACATCGAGCGTGAGCTCGGGGTCGACCCGACGGACTTCCGCCTCTGGGTCTGCCTGCACGAGGAGACCCACCGCGTGCAGTTCACGGCCAACCCGTGGCTGCGCGACCACCTCTTCGACCAGGTCGGCCAGCTCGCCGGGCTCACCGACGCCGGCTCGCTGCTCGACGACCTGGTCGGCCGCATCGCCCAGGTGGTGAGGGGCGACGGCCCCACCGGCAGCCTGATCGACCTCGTCAGCACTCCGGAGCAGCGCGAGATCTTCGACCGCCTCACCGCCGTGATGAGCCTGCTCGAGGGTCATGCCGACGTCGTCATGGACGGTGTCGGGCCGAAGGTCATCCCCAGCGTCGAGCACATCCGCTCGAAGTTCACCGAGCGCCGCAAGGGGGTCGGCACCCTCGACCGCATCCTCCGTCGCCTCCTCGGCCTCGACGCCAAGATGGCGCAGTACCGCGACGGCGCGACGTTCGTCCGCCACGTCGTCGACGCCCTCGGCATGGAGCGGTTCAACACGATCTGGACCGGCCCCGACACCCTCCCGACCCTCGCCGAGATCCACGACCCCGAGGCCTGGATCCAGCGCGTCCCCGGACTGTGA
- the tilS gene encoding tRNA lysidine(34) synthetase TilS, giving the protein MTLHPSIAAVRRGVRQTLADSAAGDTVVVAVSGGPDSMALASAAIFEGHKLGLTIIGATVDHDLQLDSDKVAAQTAERLRARGIDETATIRVRVEDPDRAGPESAARSARYAALEQYADHVGATAVLLGHTRDDQAETVLLGLARGSGPRSIAGMRRTFGRFRRPLLDVTRDDTVTACQVEGIETWHDPHNDDPGYARVRVRQAVLPTLEQQLGPGIAETLARTADQVRQDVDLLDDIAVNEWQGLGGSLRVDVLTRFPGAIRTRLLRLAALEAGAPGDELTYGHIEALDALLTDWHGQRWIDLPGHLRATRSDGEIRLLPWTRNT; this is encoded by the coding sequence GTGACGCTCCATCCCTCCATCGCAGCCGTACGCCGGGGAGTCCGTCAGACGCTGGCTGACTCTGCCGCCGGCGACACGGTGGTCGTCGCGGTCAGTGGCGGGCCTGACTCCATGGCCCTGGCCAGCGCCGCCATCTTCGAGGGCCACAAGCTCGGCCTGACGATCATCGGCGCGACCGTCGACCACGACCTCCAACTCGACTCCGACAAGGTCGCCGCCCAGACCGCCGAGCGCCTCAGGGCGAGGGGCATCGACGAGACCGCGACCATCAGGGTCCGGGTCGAGGACCCCGACCGTGCCGGCCCCGAGTCAGCGGCCCGCTCCGCCCGCTACGCCGCCCTCGAGCAGTACGCCGACCACGTCGGTGCCACGGCGGTCCTCCTCGGCCACACCCGCGACGACCAGGCCGAAACCGTCCTGCTCGGCCTTGCGCGCGGCAGCGGCCCGCGGAGCATCGCCGGCATGCGCCGGACCTTCGGGCGCTTCCGGAGGCCCCTGCTCGACGTGACCCGCGACGACACGGTCACCGCCTGTCAGGTCGAGGGGATCGAGACCTGGCATGACCCGCACAACGACGATCCCGGCTATGCCCGCGTCCGGGTCCGGCAGGCGGTCCTCCCCACACTCGAGCAGCAGCTCGGCCCCGGGATCGCCGAGACGCTGGCCCGCACGGCGGACCAGGTCAGGCAGGACGTCGACCTGCTCGACGACATCGCTGTCAACGAGTGGCAGGGCCTCGGCGGGAGCCTGCGGGTCGACGTACTCACGCGGTTTCCCGGCGCCATCCGGACCCGCCTCCTGCGCCTGGCCGCGCTCGAGGCGGGCGCGCCGGGGGATGAGCTGACGTACGGCCACATCGAGGCCCTCGACGCGCTTCTCACCGACTGGCACGGCCAGAGGTGGATCGATCTCCCCGGCCACCTGCGGGCCACCCGCAGCGACGGGGAGATTAGGCTCCTCCCGTGGACGCGGAACACGTGA